The window aagaattGGTTGTGTGAATGTATTACTAAAGCAATTGCATCTCGATTTGAAGgttgaaattttactaaatcaaACTTTTGTTTCTAAACCGGGTAAACCAATCCAAATCCCATATTGAAACCCAGGGGAGTAGATTCATATCATAATCCATAAAGAAACGTTGAATGTCTCATGGTCCTAATAGGCCCCAACAAGTACACGACCAAGTTTCAGACAAGAGgagaatcaaaaccaaaattaaaatatggagTTACCATCAATTCTTTATGGATCCGGAATCCGGATCAACTGATGGTTAACTGGATTCTTTAGTGAAACGAGAACAAAAGCACGAACCAAGAAGAATTTTCTTCTATGCGTTGATGGGATTTGATTCTTTAGACCTCATGATCTTGGCTTGTAGTTTCTGCATAAAAGCTGGATTAGCTTGGAGCCTCTGTTTCACATAAGCAGTTCTTATGTCCTCGGCGATCTTGTTAGCTTTCGCAGCTTCCTCTATCAACCCGTAAAGCGTCCTCAGACAGTCTTTCCTGTTTTCTTCTCGATGTTCAAACCTGTGACATGTGTGTTTGCACAACAGTTCATCACATAACAACATTCTTGTCTTGAAACGAAAAGACTTTTTAGTAAGGTTCAAAGTTGCAATACCTCTCGCTGGTGATTGTAAGCTCGTCTTTCCCTGAATCATATCTTTTCCCCACGAGCTCCCTTAGCCTACGAGCCTGATGCTTTGAGAGTCCGAGCTCTTTCACTGTAACAGACAGTTTAACTTTCCTGTTCTTTGGATGCCAAGCATCGCCTCCAGGAGCAAAAACAATCCTTGACTGCCACCTAAGGATTGGGCCTTCACCAGGAGGGTCATCCAAGTTGGTGTTGCTATAGGAAGGATCCGTTTCATCAAACTTGGGAGGTCCCGCAGCTTCCATTTGATCCCCATACTGAATCACCATCTCATCTTCGAATTCCTTAAACAGCTCATAAGCTGCTTCTGGCTCGATTTCACCCCTTTCACACATGTCACCGAGCTCATTAAACTTTGCTTCAACTTTCTTCTTCAAGTCATCTGATACATCACAGGAACAAACCAAGATACTCATTAAACCCCTTTCACAGATGGGTAAACTTTTCACAGATGATTTACCCAATGTTAATTAtatatgcatcacatcacaTGAACACACCAATAGGCTCTATAAAAAGAACCTGCTGAACCGAGAAGCCACGAATCTTCAATATCATATTACTTTCAAAGAGTCCGATAAAGATGGTTCTCCTACTATGATTCTAGCAAATATAAAGGTTAATAACAAATGCTCAGTCCCATTAGAGAGTGATTTCTAGTAAGGACGCACATTGGTTTAGCAATCAGCCAAAAGATGTAAGATGCTAAGGAAACTAAGTCTAAAGACACACATTAGTTTATCAATCAGCCTAGCCCCTGAAGATCGAATTCCTCAAAAGTAAGATGCTAAGTCTAAAGATTGTGAATCCATGGATTACCAGGAAGAAGCTTGTCCCAGTGAAGCATATCCTCAAGAATCTCTTCACACTCCTTAGTATCCTTCAAAATCCCATGCCGAATCCCATCTCTAACAATGACATCCCACTTCTTCTCGTCCATGTTAAAGAACTCATTGTtctgcatcttcttcttcacataCTCCGGGGAATTATACAGATCCTCAAGTTCGTCGTCAGTAGAGTGAGCTTCCTCGAAATCAGATTCAAAGTCCTCGTCTTTCACATCGTCTTTGAAAGGCTGGTTCTGGAGAGCGTCCATCACTTCGTCATCCGTATCCGCGTGCTTGTCAACAAGCCTTCTCTGGAGAAGAGCTTCGATGATTCCGGGCAAAGCGTCTTCGTTTCCTTCGTTGAAGTACTTCTCTATACGGGCCTTAAGCTCTGAAACCACACAAAGAGCAAATATCAAGATCTTTAGCTACACAGAGTAAAGTTCCGATTTTTTTGCTTTACCTTTGTTGCCTACGTCTTCTACAGCGAGATCTTTCTTGTTGGTGGATTCAATCGGAGAGGAAGACTCCGGAGGAGGTGGGTTCTCGCCGGAGGAATCGGATTCGGAGGAGAATAATCTGGGGGAAAACGGAATGGCGATCGGAGCGAGGAAGGGAGcattggaggaggaggaggagggttGAGGAGTGGTGATACGAGGAGAAAGGAGAAGTCTGCG is drawn from Brassica rapa cultivar Chiifu-401-42 chromosome A05, CAAS_Brap_v3.01, whole genome shotgun sequence and contains these coding sequences:
- the LOC103869591 gene encoding uncharacterized protein LOC103869591, which translates into the protein MRGALFRNASLCARRLLLSPRITTPQPSSSSSNAPFLAPIAIPFSPRLFSSESDSSGENPPPPESSSPIESTNKKDLAVEDVGNKELKARIEKYFNEGNEDALPGIIEALLQRRLVDKHADTDDEVMDALQNQPFKDDVKDEDFESDFEEAHSTDDELEDLYNSPEYVKKKMQNNEFFNMDEKKWDVIVRDGIRHGILKDTKECEEILEDMLHWDKLLPDDLKKKVEAKFNELGDMCERGEIEPEAAYELFKEFEDEMVIQYGDQMEAAGPPKFDETDPSYSNTNLDDPPGEGPILRWQSRIVFAPGGDAWHPKNRKVKLSVTVKELGLSKHQARRLRELVGKRYDSGKDELTITSERFEHREENRKDCLRTLYGLIEEAAKANKIAEDIRTAYVKQRLQANPAFMQKLQAKIMRSKESNPINA